The genome window agacccggcatcagacccgctgatggaaaatcacagagaatctgcaagtcaccaggaggaggaagaaaggcgagggatatctcggccttgagagcaaacgataaacaagaacaaggaattttggcacgaagtgcagaaatagactgttcgttaaggaagtgtcgcaacccgtgaagcttgtttacaagagcatataaaagcactgcgacttaaaaataaagctgaagcttgctctatcactcacattgagttggctgcttgctttcctcgctcggCGCAAGCCAGGCACTGGATTTAGTGTCTGATTGGTTAAAAGAAAACTCCAGTCCATGCCCCACACACCCTCCAACACAAACAACCCACCGTTTCTCTTCTTCAagtcaaagacagagagaggggctGACTGTGCGTGTAACTGGAGCTTGCAGAGGCCTGAGCAAGTTCCGTGAACAGTACCACCgaaagctgcagggaaagtACCTTTTGGACCTTTCTTtgcttggtttagtttttttgatGGGTCTTTGCCCTGGCAGGAATCCCGCCGTCAGGGTTGGTGCCCACAGGTAATGGAGAGAAGTAGggagatccttttcctccctcctccaggccgCCAAAGGCCAGCTGATGCTCAactgcccccaaacccaccagctCAGCTATTAGCAAGCCAGGATGGAAGGGGCTCAAGGAGCTGGATTCTTGTGCCAGGCACGCAGAAAGCTCAGTACCTGCTTCGGCTATGATGGCTACAAAAACACGTTCAGGGCACAGCGCTGTTTGTGAAACACACGAGTTCCAACCTCTTAAAGAGCTGCTTagtgtgggtttgtttctaGGGAATTAACAATTCTCACCTCTCCCATTCCAGCAGTCGGCCTCTCCCCTGTTGCCTGGGCAACACGGTGCTCTACCAGATAAACCACGGATTCATCGCAGAGCAGGAAAATCAGGTGGAAGGAACcaaagctggcagcactgcgCAAGGGCAGGTCCCGGATCGCCATGGAGCTGGAACACGGCcgggaaacaaaatatttgggtGGAAATTTATACGTGCGTCACGGCTGATGTGAATTCTTGACCCTGAAGGCACTGTGGGACACAGTGCTCTGTTCCTACCTCGAACCCAAGAGTAtcaaagcactttcagaaattagtCCTATCCCCATCCTGAAAGGATACAGGAGACACAACGCTCCCTTCTGTACCAGGGCAGAGCAACAGTTAACCAGAGTTGCACGGGAGTAAAGAACTTGGCCTTGGCTTTCCAAGGAGCTATTGACGTGCCCTGAGCCCGATGCAGAAATATCtccaaagtgagaaagaaaatgtacctaTAGAAAGACCATTTCAGCAAGACCTGTCTGGCTGCTTTGGGGAAGCTGGGACTGCCCTCGTGATGCTTCAGGACTTGAGTAACAACATTATCCAGCCAGCTAGCCCACTGGTCCAGAGAACTCTGGTGCTGCAGAGTGAGCTTGAAATCCCGCTCCAGCTTCTGTACCATGCCTTCCTCGCACTGGCACACCCACGAGGCTTGCTCCTGCTCGGGAAGAAGGGCTGACAGTTACTCACGCCAAGCCTGCACGGTTGGTCCATCCCAACCTAggaattcagctgcatttctagtaGACAAGGACCCCAGACCAGCTCTGAGCCATGTCTCCTCCGAGCTGCCCTGACCACAATATTATTATGAGAACTATATTTTTGTTGGTAGCActgcttcttacagaagctCCTTAGTACCTTCCCCACTACTCACAGTGAGATGGCAGACTTACCCGGGAAAGTAACACCCAAACCGTTTAATTGTCCATTTAATTGCCTTTTAGTACTGGCAATAAGATGCTGGTTACCAGCAGACAACCTCATTAGAGACTCCCAGTTCTAGACAACACGACCGAGGAGCAGATACCGTAAATTACCTGCACGCTGGTGAAGTCGACCCGATTGAGATCGCCGAGCATCTGGTTTATCTGGGAAGTGTTCTGCAGCACCGCACGGGCGGCCTGAGCCAGGCGGTTCAGCGATGCGTAGCTCCGTAACGTCTGCGCAAAGGCACTCACTACCCCCACCTGCGACACAGCAACGCAGGGCTCCACAAGCaggaggccacggggctggAAGGCAAACTCTTCTCAATGCTGAGCTCAAGCACATGGTGCGCATCAGCTGGGATCACCTGCACAGTCCCACccacgctgctgcccaaagcatAGCCGAGTGCTCCAGAGCACCACTTTTGCACCACCTATCGTGTCTCGCAAACcagcctctgcatttcttttctttaaactaagaGGTTTCCTCACTCTGCCTCTAGCAGTGACTGGCAAGGTGAGAAGCGGCTGCAAGAATCCATGGCTTCAGGAGAGGGGCAGTAGGAGCCTGAGGTCCAATCTCTGCAATGCCATTCAGTCCAGGGGGTGTCCTGCAATTTTTAGTAGGACAGCTTCATGCcatgcagagattttcttccagaaatcttATCTGCAATCCCGGGATGTGGGAACGGCTCAACGGACAGAGCACCATCAGCCTCTGGTACAAAGGGAttgccctgcctgtcctcccactCCTTGCCGATTTGCGTTGATAGATATTCATTATATGGTGCTAGTCTGGAGTACATGTggccaaaccccagcagtgATTTCCAGTCCCTGCGGAAAACTGCAACGCGCACACACTCAGTTCCTACCCCGGACCTGCCCCGTGCTCCCTCTGCTTACCTTGGCCTGGACAAGCTCGGGGGGAAGTTCACTCATTGCGTTCATCAGCCACCCTTCCAAACTCTTGGCAAAATTACCAATTGCTTGTGTAAGCGTGCCTGCAAAGAAGTCTGCAGAGTTAGAAAAGCTGCTCCATGTCATCTTGGGACACCACTTTctagctgagagctgctgtggaaagcacAGCCGCTGATCTGGGTAGCTGTGAGCTCAACTTAGCGCCAGGGAAACCAGCTGGGTCCTTGACTCCGAGCCAACGTCAGGAGAAGTGATACGCAATCaaccaaactttaaaaagcatgggGATTTCCAGGGGCCACAAAGTACCATCGACGTAGAGCAACGCGGCAGGAGAACTTCTGCTGTTGCCATCGTATTTTAGCCTGCATTCAAACCAAAACCCTCTACTTCAGCTTTTACAATGGAAACCCTTGTGGCAAGCGGTAGCCAGACCGAGTGAGTCACGGATCGCTGCTTCTCACACGCAACATCCCGTGACTCAGCCCAGCGAGGAGCAGGAGCTGAGCTGGAGTTGGGACCACCCGTGTCCTCCCAGCCACGCCGCAGGATACTCACTGGGCTCCGGCCTGAGCACGTCTGGGATGAGAATCTCCACCAGGGCCTGGTACAGGATGTGATCACAGTCTCTCATCCGTTTGAGGATGGGTTCGTATTTGCACAGAGTGATCAGCTGATCTCCTGGGAGGGTCCCTTCGTGTTCTTTGTCGCtgtgggaggatgaggagggaggcagccttAGCAGCAAGTTTGCCTTCAGGGCATTCACCCTTCCTCTTGATTTCTAACCCCggttttcaacagaaaaaaaaatctattcatgtttctttcaaaggGAAACGTTTGATCGTTTGTACAAGTCTTTGCTGACTCTGCACGCGCCTCTCTGTCCACGGGGTCAGAGCCCTGGCCACAGCTTTCCCTCAAATCCCTAGCAACCAGTGCTTGGCCTTCGCTCCTTCCAGCTTTAGCTTGAGTTGCCTTTCACACACTCACGTTCATGTGCACCTGGGCATTGTACTTCACTACAGTCGTTTCGGCAAGCAAAGGCTTAGCTGGTTCTTCCTCACGGACCCAGCTCTTTCCAAAACCTTCAcactctctcctctgccctcaaCCTCCACACCTGTAGCAGCGGGGACAAAATGTGTGCGGCGAATGGTTTTTGAGCAGATTAGGCGGTGTTGACAGATCCTACAAATGGTTTTGAGGTGTTTAACACCTTCAAATGCTGaaagttttcagaaggaaaaggattttctgttttgatgagaACAGAGCATATTGTCTCTTAACTGAATGCGGTCAAACAAGCTGGCgttattttcactttatagGGGTACGGAAACTTGTTCTGCACGATTAAGGCGTAAGCTATTTGGTGAAACggcaagcagagaaaatgtaagCCTTAAGCACTGCCAGAGCatcaaagcagagctgctaagACACTATGGTGGGAACTGGGAATTTGCCCTGGACTTTCCCCTTGCGTTACATCAAAACCATTAAAGCCAAGCCTTGGACACAGTATAAAGCGGCACTTACAGCCTCTGCCCGAGTGGTTTTTGTAAATGAACCCCACAAGCATAGTCCTCGGACACTCACACAGAGAAACCGGCCACCAAGTACCTAAACTTTCTCTTAAGTGGAACCATATTCTGCACTTTATCATGCTTTCAGTTTGCCACTTGCATAATACTTTGGGTTTATATTTGTAGATAAACAAATCAGGGGGAGGGAGTGCTTTGTTTACCTGTCGCGATTATTGGCAGTGGTATGGAGAGGAATTAGAGTGCACAGCCTTAGCAAGAGAGGCTAGTTCAGACAGAgccctgcagaaatgctgcctcCAGTATCCAGCGAGCCTCTCAGTACCTAGCACGGCTCTCTCTGTGGTGTTCAAATTTGCTTTGGAGATCTGCCCGTAAGtaaaagattttgaaacaatTAAACCAAGGTACAGTGATTCGTTGTGGGAAGACATCCATTGGGTAACATCTACTGAGGACAACAGGGCCATATTCTACAGATTATTACGGGGTATTTGCTTATTACTCAAATTGTTcccattttgcttctgaaaatgtcagtaTCAGAAGCCCTTATATAATCTGTAGAAGTGGACCGTTCAGACTTTTAATACGCATTTTAACAAGAAACCTTCACCTTTCCAATCTTCTCTGTTTGCACTTGTTTCCATCCCCATCTCTCGGCAGCAGATTCCCAACGTGCAAACGATGACAAAAAGGCAGGAACAACAAGCCAGGCAGGAGTACCAAGATCAGAGCAGCTTCGCCTGCCATTACCTGCCTCAAAACATGGGGCACTTGAAAGATTTGGATAGCCATCCAAAGAAGTGAGTCAGTTGAGGTGTCACTAAAGCCTCCGAGTCCGAGACGTCACGGAGACCGAGACCTAATGACACAGGACCGTTACTgtcggctcctgctggccatttACGAAAGCATCATCCCGTTCTCATCCGTCCAAACGCTCTCTGCGTTTCTGATCAGCACTTGTTACAGGAGGTATAAGGCACAGAGAGGTACCTAATCGGAGCAGATGCTTTCCTCAGAGGTCTGAGCTTTGGGCGGTCAGTACAATATTGAACACTTCTGACACTCCTTGTAACGCCTCTGCAGGGAAGTGAATACTTTCGACTCCTACAAAGCACTCAGAATGCCTAACGGGGCAGAAAAGGCTTCAGGCACTTTTAACAGATAAATTACCACCAAAAAAAGGATCattcaaaaataatcaaagcacAGCAGTGTACCTGGATGGCAGGGCGGTGGAGCCATCGCTAGATGGTGTTTTAGGACTCCAGAAGGTTTGCCACAGTTTCTCAAGATAATGAAATTGAAGAGTCATTACAACATCCCAAGTCACCTAACAACAAAGAACGCAGCTCATTAGCTGCCCTCCTAGCACCTTGACACACAGTGTAGGCATAAATTTCATGTGCTGTCGTTTAGATTTTGTAATTTACAAGAAGACTAACAGAAAGGGCATTGTTTTAATAATCAACATAACATAAAACAGGTCccacaatgaaaaaataagataaagcgcaatatttcagctgtaataCCTAGCAAATCAAGCATTCCCTATTATATTCTAGCTTTTCCCAAGAGCAGGATACGAGATGAGCACATGAATTATCTCCCACATCAATTAATaaggcaattaaaataattccataGAATCACCTCACAGTGTCGACTGTAAAGAGCAGGATTCTCACATCATTCACGGTGACCCCTTCTTGTAAGAGGCTGTTACCTAGATCAGGGGCCGGGAACTCAGGAAAGACATGGGTTacatccaggggaaaaaaaaatggtggggAAAGATGGTGAGAGTTAGGCAGGACTCAATGAGCCGGACTACTGGTGAGTGCAAGGCGCTGCTGTCTTTCCTGCTTCAGCTGgggatgaaaaaggagaaatgaggcCAATAATCTAGTGCTTTCCCCATTCACGCTGCTATGCTgggcaaaaagcaaacaatcgCAGCCTGCTTTATTTACtgttgaaaggaaaaggttttctttccctttgtaatgaaagaaacaagaatacgTTGCCCTCATCTACTGCGCCTCCCATTACGTTTTCTCTGGAGCCtgaaaaatgtctctgtggTAATTGGAGGgtacaatggaaaatataattggaCAGAGACGTATCAGCAGCAGTTGTACTGCAGAGGAGGCCCAGAGCTGGCCAGGGTTTGGTATCTCTGCTGGAGAGGACGGAGACACGTAGATCcacacagcaaagccagagagCCTGTCTCCTAAGAGAAGGTCCGTAGGGATCGTCTGCAGCCTTTGCAATGCAGAGACTCGCTCTTCTCCCTCCGGCTGCCTGCCTTAGCAAGGCTCTTCAGGACCTCCACGCCTTCCATCCAACTGGGACAAAACCCCATGGATTAAAACCATACTTAGAGGGAACCAACAGACCTGAGGGTACAAGGAAAAAGCCTTCCTGTGGGTGTGGGAGTCAGCAAATAAACTTAGCAAGTGTGATGTTACGAGAGCGTGGCTTGGGATTTACAGAGGCACAGGCAAACACATAGACGTTATTTGCAACACAGTCAGTCATGCAGAGTTTTGTGTTTCTCATGTCATACAGGAGGTTAACATTCTAGGGCAGCATTTGAGGGTTGACTCTTTCTAGCATCTAGTCAAGTGGAGGGGCAAAATGAGAacttccttttgaaaagcactCCTCAAGACAGAATGAAAGGCAAGTTTGCCCAACGTGACAccaataaaagaagaaactgagaagcagagctggagcgGGTGCCGGAGCGCAGGCTCTCCGTCTCGGGAGCTgacttttgcatttactttctgtttgggagctgaagaaataagttcttctgctccttcttcactCCAGCAAGAACCAGAAGTGTCTGTGCTTCCAGGAGACAATTCCAAATTCCTTTGCACATGgtgtttttatattcagaattgCTCAGACGTAagacaaaccacagcactatttAACTTGCACTgtggcacaaaggaaaaaaattccaataccccaaacaaaaccccaaagccacccAAGCACAACACAAGCCCCCAAGTTCTTCACACTGATTTGGCAGAACAAGTCCATAGCCGAGGTCCTAGGACAGTTTGGTCAGAGGGAGGCAGTGAAAAGCACCACATACGGTGGCATTCTCTCTAGCAGCGGGCTGGATCAAGCCGCTGGCAAACAGAACAGGCAGATAAACgctgtttcatagaatcatggaatagttTGGCTTGGAAAGGAGTTTTAGGGGCCATCTAGTCATAGGGGTTATTGGGAGGTGGCAAGACGGTATTGGGGAGCCAAGGGAGTTTTggtggggtggcagggatgtggaggagatggagggagtGGGTGGTGGTTGAGTAGGGGTGGTGTACTTTGGGGGTAggttggggcaggaggggatgtcGTAGGTTTGCTGGTATCTGTTGTGttggtttctgtttccatgaaaagctgtttgtgCAAATGCCTGTGTGCCCgcgtgggagggggagggagcacaggggcCACCGGGAAAGGGCACCCAAGGGGTAcagaagccctgctgagccccaaaTCACAGCCAGCGAGCCCCAAAGGgcaccaagacacagccagggccGACTCAGTGCCCACAGGGCAGGCAATGGCAGGGGGGACAGCACGGACACAGGCTTCCCCGGGCAAAGCAGCCCTTTGGTGGGGGAGCCACGACAGacagctccttgcaggactcaCGGACACAGCCCCACGCAGAAAGCAGCACGGGGCccctgggacagggacacagctcgggggctggggagggcacagacacgcCCCAACAAGGCCTGCAAGGCCTCCGTCTTGAGCATGACCAGCGTCccctccagcagggacagggctcaTTGCAAAGGCCCTCAAAGCCAATCAAGACAATCACACCCTTCCTCAGGCCCACCTCACTCAGCCCCAGAGACCAGCTTtgcctccctcaccccccaaaataacccaaatcaCCCCCAGAATGgcgagggagggagctgcaggccagccagggaaccccctccccttctctgcctccacTGTGGGCAGCCGCAACACTAAATaggatggggggtgggggtgagaggggttggaaataattaaaaagaaaaaactcactgcagcagccagaaagtGCCTGGAAGTTTCACCCCTCTTTATTGCCTATTTCCCATCCGAGAGCCACAACGTGGGCCAGGGCAGCCAACGACGACTTCGGGGAGCCACCTCAGCTTTGCGGGTGGGGCTTGCAGAAGGTGCGGGGTGAGGTCCCGTcagagcagcccccagcaccggCGGTCGTAGGGGATAAGCCCCTTCCTTTGAGCAGTCTCAGTGACGCcgctggggtgctgggagcccctCTGGAGCCTGCACAGGCGCGCTCTCGGTGCCACCAGCATGGCATGGCGCAGTTCCTGGGGTcgctgctgctcagcatctcGTCTCACATGCTGACCTGCTCCGAGCATCGTCATCAACCGATAACTACCgtcccctgcaccagctgcaccacCACTGCCCGCAGCTCTCAGGGCCCACACAGAGTTATTGTGCTCGAgtgaagtggaaaagaaaaaaagaaaaatccccaaacccaaaGGTCAAAGAGCCTCAGTGCTGGAGGGTaagctttcctctccccatgctgctgctgaagcccttGGTGCCATCAGGGCCATTGGGCAGGCGAAGCACCCCACCCCGCAGGCCAAGGGGCTCAGGCACCCGATTTCCTGCCAGGGAATTTCTGGGAGGAGGTGTGGCATGCAGAGCAGGCCTGCTGCCCCTGGGTGCCCAGGTATccaccctgctcccccagccgcaGCCGTGGGGCCACTCCGTGCTGGAGCGGAAGCCGTGGCAGCCACCGGTGCCCAAGCCCATCCCGAGTGGGGGGAAGACTTTCCTGGTGAGGAGCGATCTTGTAAAGGTGTTGCTAAAGTCCCTGGGCTGGAAGGTGCTGCatgggcaggtgggtgctgaGGGTTCCGTGTTCAGGAGCAGGGACGGTGACACTGGAGCATTGCCTGACTCCGGAGAGCGGTAGAGCAGGGAGCCCCCAATGCCATCGGGGAAGGTCGTGGCCGCCGCCTGCGCCTTCCAATCCCACTGGTGGC of Phalacrocorax aristotelis chromosome W, bGulAri2.1, whole genome shotgun sequence contains these proteins:
- the LOC142049699 gene encoding LOW QUALITY PROTEIN: DNA-binding protein RFX2-like (The sequence of the model RefSeq protein was modified relative to this genomic sequence to represent the inferred CDS: inserted 1 base in 1 codon); its protein translation is MTMLGAVLPNSHHLSPPFFFPLDVTHVFPEFPAPDLGNSLLQEGVTVNDVRILXLYSRHCEVTWDVVMTLQFHYLEKLWQTFWSPKTPSSDGSTALPSSDKEHEGTLPGDQLITLCKYEPILKRMRDCDHILYQALVEILIPDVLRPEPSTLTQAIGNFAKSLEGWLMNAMSELPPELVQAKVGVVSAFAQTLRSYASLNRLAQAARAVLQNTSQINQMLGDLNRVDFTSVQEQASWVCQCEEGMVQKLERDFKLTLQHQSSLDQWASWLDNVVTQVLKHHEGSPSFPKAARQVLLKWSFYSSMAIRDLPLRSAASFGSFHLIFLLCDESVVYLVEHRVAQATGERPTAGMGEFGDLTPLSPTPLDKEDMSDLGSEVDTAPRSTGAGALALPCSRYRPNPATFCLPRTGKRDALELCSTVQGAWITT